The following proteins are encoded in a genomic region of Corylus avellana chromosome ca4, CavTom2PMs-1.0:
- the LOC132177028 gene encoding MADS-box protein JOINTLESS-like isoform X1: MTRRKLEMKKIENTTARQVTFSKRRRGLFKKALELSTLCDADLALLVFSATGKLFDFSSPSMQQVIERRQNLHSKNLNKMDQPSLELQIDNSAKTLSSNETVERTHGMRQMIGEVLQRLNVEELQKLEELLEVGLSRVLNTKDERFLGEISALKRKEAQLMEDNQCLKQQMEKQLKIKIHAIEQGQSSESIINICSSSYPPQHQDNEDTSLKLGLWGSMLFKKALGLFPLRC, from the exons ATGACGAGGAGGAAATTAGAGATGAAAAAGATCGAGAACACGACGGCAAGGCAGGTGACTTTCTCTAAGAGGAGGAGGGGGCTGTTTAAGAAGGCTCTAGAGCTCTCAACTCTCTGCGACGCCGATCTGGCTCTCCTTGTCTTTTCTGCTACCGGAAAGCTCTTTGACTTCTCCAGCccaag TATGCAGCAGGTAATTGAAAGACGACAAAATCTGCATTCAAAgaatctcaacaaaatggacCAACCATCTTTGGAGTTGCAG ATTGACAACAGTGCTAAAACCTTGTCGAGCAATGAGACCGTGGAGAGGACTCATGGAATGAG GCAGATGATAGGAGAAGTGCTCCAACGATTGAATGTAGAAGAACTACAGAAACTAGAGGAACTTCTCGAAGTAGGCTTGAGCCGTGTTTTAAATACAAAG GATGAAAGATTTCTTGGGGAGATCAGTGCCCTTAAGCGGAAG GAAGCCCAACTGATGGAGGATAACCAGTGCCTAAAACAG CAGATGGAGAAGcagttgaaaattaaaatacatgCAATTGAACAAGGTCAGTCATCTGAGTCAATCATCAATATTTGCAGCTCATCTTATCCTCCTCAACACCAAGACAACGAAGACACTTCTCTTAAGCTGGG gctttgggGCTCTATGCTGTTTAAGAAGGCTTTGGGGCTGTTTCCTCTGCGATGCTGA
- the LOC132177028 gene encoding MADS-box protein JOINTLESS-like isoform X2 produces the protein MTRRKLEMKKIENTTARQVTFSKRRRGLFKKALELSTLCDADLALLVFSATGKLFDFSSPSMQQVIERRQNLHSKNLNKMDQPSLELQIDNSAKTLSSNETVERTHGMRQMIGEVLQRLNVEELQKLEELLEVGLSRVLNTKDERFLGEISALKRKEAQLMEDNQCLKQMEKQLKIKIHAIEQGQSSESIINICSSSYPPQHQDNEDTSLKLGLWGSMLFKKALGLFPLRC, from the exons ATGACGAGGAGGAAATTAGAGATGAAAAAGATCGAGAACACGACGGCAAGGCAGGTGACTTTCTCTAAGAGGAGGAGGGGGCTGTTTAAGAAGGCTCTAGAGCTCTCAACTCTCTGCGACGCCGATCTGGCTCTCCTTGTCTTTTCTGCTACCGGAAAGCTCTTTGACTTCTCCAGCccaag TATGCAGCAGGTAATTGAAAGACGACAAAATCTGCATTCAAAgaatctcaacaaaatggacCAACCATCTTTGGAGTTGCAG ATTGACAACAGTGCTAAAACCTTGTCGAGCAATGAGACCGTGGAGAGGACTCATGGAATGAG GCAGATGATAGGAGAAGTGCTCCAACGATTGAATGTAGAAGAACTACAGAAACTAGAGGAACTTCTCGAAGTAGGCTTGAGCCGTGTTTTAAATACAAAG GATGAAAGATTTCTTGGGGAGATCAGTGCCCTTAAGCGGAAG GAAGCCCAACTGATGGAGGATAACCAGTGCCTAAAACAG ATGGAGAAGcagttgaaaattaaaatacatgCAATTGAACAAGGTCAGTCATCTGAGTCAATCATCAATATTTGCAGCTCATCTTATCCTCCTCAACACCAAGACAACGAAGACACTTCTCTTAAGCTGGG gctttgggGCTCTATGCTGTTTAAGAAGGCTTTGGGGCTGTTTCCTCTGCGATGCTGA
- the LOC132177028 gene encoding MADS-box protein JOINTLESS-like isoform X3, translating to MTRRKLEMKKIENTTARQVTFSKRRRGLFKKALELSTLCDADLALLVFSATGKLFDFSSPSMQQVIERRQNLHSKNLNKMDQPSLELQIDNSAKTLSSNETVERTHGMRQMIGEVLQRLNVEELQKLEELLEVGLSRVLNTKDERFLGEISALKRKEAQLMEDNQCLKQQMEKQLKIKIHAIEQGQSSESIINICSSSYPPQHQDNEDTSLKLGLPFP from the exons ATGACGAGGAGGAAATTAGAGATGAAAAAGATCGAGAACACGACGGCAAGGCAGGTGACTTTCTCTAAGAGGAGGAGGGGGCTGTTTAAGAAGGCTCTAGAGCTCTCAACTCTCTGCGACGCCGATCTGGCTCTCCTTGTCTTTTCTGCTACCGGAAAGCTCTTTGACTTCTCCAGCccaag TATGCAGCAGGTAATTGAAAGACGACAAAATCTGCATTCAAAgaatctcaacaaaatggacCAACCATCTTTGGAGTTGCAG ATTGACAACAGTGCTAAAACCTTGTCGAGCAATGAGACCGTGGAGAGGACTCATGGAATGAG GCAGATGATAGGAGAAGTGCTCCAACGATTGAATGTAGAAGAACTACAGAAACTAGAGGAACTTCTCGAAGTAGGCTTGAGCCGTGTTTTAAATACAAAG GATGAAAGATTTCTTGGGGAGATCAGTGCCCTTAAGCGGAAG GAAGCCCAACTGATGGAGGATAACCAGTGCCTAAAACAG CAGATGGAGAAGcagttgaaaattaaaatacatgCAATTGAACAAGGTCAGTCATCTGAGTCAATCATCAATATTTGCAGCTCATCTTATCCTCCTCAACACCAAGACAACGAAGACACTTCTCTTAAGCTGGG GTTACCTTTTCCCTAA